The DNA sequence GCCATGAAGGCCTGCTTTTCTCAAGAAGGGTCTTCGTGGTTTTTTTTGTGCAAAAATTTAAGAAATATTTCACAGTAAGGCGACAAAGCGACTTGCAGGAAGAAAAAAACGTTGTTCCGAGGACTGTACGGCCATCCATACAGCCTTGTCTTCTCAACAAATGCAGGGCTGTTTGCCAAAATATACGTCTGTCTATTGGAGGGATAAAGGAGAACAGAGGTGAAGAGAAAATGGTTTGGAACGTGGGGAGTCCTGATTCTTCTGCTTCTGCTTTTGGTGCAGCCGGTTCCGGGGGAGGAAGCCGGCGAAATAAAGCCGGAATCCGAGGTGAAGGAAGAGGCCGCTGCCAAGGTTGAGGAGGAGGCAAAATTACCCCAGATTGAGGTCTTGGCCCATAAGGAAAAGGCGGCCACCAGTACCGTGGTCACCAAAGAGGATATCAGCATCGGCCCTTATATGAACCTGCCGGGCTATCTCGAGGAACAGTCCGGGGTAGATATGAGCCGCCGGTCCTTCTTGGGGGTGCGCAGCCACCAGTTGTCCCTGCGGGGATTTGATGAATCCCGCTACCAGGTCTATCTCAACGGCCGCACCTTTAAAGGGGCCGGGGTTAAGGGCGGCTTCTATGTGGATTGGTCCACCCTTACGCCCCAGGACCTGGAGCGGCTGGAGATTATCCGCGGCGGCCTGTCGGCGGAATACGGCAATACCCTGGGCGGGGTCATCACCATCAACACCCAACGGGGTAGCAAGGAACCCAAGATTTACCTCGATTCTTATTGGGGCAGTTGGGATACCCAGAATTACCGACTGCTTCATACCGGCAGCAAAGGGCCGGTAGAATACGTTATCGGCATCAGTTATGGCAACACCGAGGGCTATCTCAGGAACAACTTTGTCCATGATCGGGTCAACTTCAACACCAGTTTGACCTATAACACCCCCTTTGATCTGAGTCTTACCGGTGCCGTGCGCTACATATCACAGAAAAACGGCTGGATCGTCTACAACCGGCCCGATTCCCCGTACTACAACCCCGATTATCCGCAGAGCGACTCGGACGGTCTCTACGGCCCGCCGGTCACCTACAGCGGCAATCCTCAAAACGGTTTTACCTTTGGCGACAACAGCTACTCCTATACCCAGCGGTGGGAGTGGGATTTCGAGGCGAAACAGAAGTTCTGGACTGGGGATGCCACCTTCCGTCTCTTCTATTTCCAGGCGACCCGCAACGACTTCTGGTATGCCATGAACAACCCGAGCCTGTTGATCGGCCAACGCGGTAGTTGGGATGAAGACAGTTGGGGCTGGAATTTTAAAATCCGCCAGCAGCCCGGGAAGGTCCGCCTGGGCTTCGGTCTGGAGGGCAATTATTTCGGCTACGGCGGCACCGACTATAGTGATTTAAACGCAGCTTATTATGCCACCCTGCCCACTGCCAGCTCCGGGCCGAGAGATGCTCAGAAACTGCATGGTGGTTTTGTCGATGCGGCGATGCCCTTCTGGAAATACTTTGAGCTGTATCTGGGGCTGCGGTACGACAACTATGACGCCGCTCCTACAGTCGGCGCCACCGGGAATATTGTTCCCACCCTGCGGGCAGATGCCCTGAGCCCCAAAAGCACTCTGACCATCCGGCCTACCGACACCACCGAGGGCTATCTGTCGGTCAACTTCAGCACCCGCTTTCCCACCTTGCCGGAATCATACTGGTTCAGTGCCGGCTATCAACCCGCGAATCGAATGGGCTACCTGTCGCCGGAGTTCGGTATGCAGTACGAGGCCGGTATACTCCAGCAGTTGCCCTGGTCCGCGTCGTTGCGGCTCAGAACCTATTACTATGATATGAATAATTACATCCGCACCGTTTTCGGTTACCGGCCCAGCCGGGTGGTGTATAACATCGACCTGGCAAAGCTCCGGGGGGTAGAGCTCGAAGGACTCCTGCCGCTGCCCTACAACCTGACCGCCTTTGCCAACTATACCTGGCAGCAGACCAGCACCAGCCCGGATCCCCTCGACGCCGACGTCCGGGAGTTGGTTGATCTGCCGGATCATAAGGTTAACTTGGGGATGCGCTACCGCGCATCGAATGAGGCCGAAGCCAAGGTCTACCTGCGGATAGTTTCTCATACCTACCAGCCCCAGCTAACTATAAAAAATCAAACCATCACCGGCATTTCCTATCTGCCTTTGAAAGGTTTTGCCACCCTCAATCTCGAAGGCCGCTATCCGGTGATGCAATACCAGGGCTATAAAGGGTTTCTTTATTTCGGCGTCGACAACCTGTTCAGCAATCATTATGAGGAAAGCTACGGGTATCCCATGCCAACCGCAACGGTCTACGGCGGTATCCAGCTGCGCTACTGAGACAGGGGATTGGTTGGCGGACTATCTCAAAAATCTTTGATTAATAATCGGACCACTCGGGGCGCGGTGCGCCGCGCCCCTTTTTTTCATTATACCTGAATGAGAGGTCAACGCATGATCATCAAACCTTTTAAACGGGAATCTCTGCTGCCGCTGCCGGTTGCCTTCATCTCCACTATCAGCGCCGACGGGGTCCGAAATATCGCCCCGTATTCCTGTATCATGCCAGTGCTGCGCCCCCTGGACCTGATCTGCCTGGCCTCAGCCTGGAAGCGGGATACCCTGAACAACATCCGTGCTACCGGGGAATTCGTCGTCAATCTGGCAGGGGCCGATCTGGCCGACAAAGTAATCCCCACCGCCCGTTTCAGCCCTCCCGAGGCGGATGAATTTATCCTGGCCGGTCTGTCGGCCAAACCATCGGTAGAAATTAAGGCCCCAGGGATCGAGGGCTGCTATGCCTGGATGGAGTGCCGGCTCTGGAAACTCTATGAGGAATCGCAATTTGTCCTGATTGTCGGGCAGGTAGTACACTG is a window from the Desulfobacca acetoxidans DSM 11109 genome containing:
- a CDS encoding TonB-dependent receptor plug domain-containing protein, which gives rise to MKRKWFGTWGVLILLLLLLVQPVPGEEAGEIKPESEVKEEAAAKVEEEAKLPQIEVLAHKEKAATSTVVTKEDISIGPYMNLPGYLEEQSGVDMSRRSFLGVRSHQLSLRGFDESRYQVYLNGRTFKGAGVKGGFYVDWSTLTPQDLERLEIIRGGLSAEYGNTLGGVITINTQRGSKEPKIYLDSYWGSWDTQNYRLLHTGSKGPVEYVIGISYGNTEGYLRNNFVHDRVNFNTSLTYNTPFDLSLTGAVRYISQKNGWIVYNRPDSPYYNPDYPQSDSDGLYGPPVTYSGNPQNGFTFGDNSYSYTQRWEWDFEAKQKFWTGDATFRLFYFQATRNDFWYAMNNPSLLIGQRGSWDEDSWGWNFKIRQQPGKVRLGFGLEGNYFGYGGTDYSDLNAAYYATLPTASSGPRDAQKLHGGFVDAAMPFWKYFELYLGLRYDNYDAAPTVGATGNIVPTLRADALSPKSTLTIRPTDTTEGYLSVNFSTRFPTLPESYWFSAGYQPANRMGYLSPEFGMQYEAGILQQLPWSASLRLRTYYYDMNNYIRTVFGYRPSRVVYNIDLAKLRGVELEGLLPLPYNLTAFANYTWQQTSTSPDPLDADVRELVDLPDHKVNLGMRYRASNEAEAKVYLRIVSHTYQPQLTIKNQTITGISYLPLKGFATLNLEGRYPVMQYQGYKGFLYFGVDNLFSNHYEESYGYPMPTATVYGGIQLRY
- a CDS encoding flavin reductase family protein, translating into MIIKPFKRESLLPLPVAFISTISADGVRNIAPYSCIMPVLRPLDLICLASAWKRDTLNNIRATGEFVVNLAGADLADKVIPTARFSPPEADEFILAGLSAKPSVEIKAPGIEGCYAWMECRLWKLYEESQFVLIVGQVVHCEVADAACLPDGSINLETARPLMITGSNQGMKFCTAFDIHRFEPFGAMFPNGKDPLAAKYTEE